The genomic region TCGAGCCCGACACGGTCGCGGCGGGACTCGTTGAGCATCGGGATGACGGCCACACCCACCGCCGCGGCGATGAGGCCGAGGATGGTGATCACCACCATGATCTCGATCAGGGTCATGCCGCGGCGGCGCTGCTGCTTCCTCGTCATCCTCGCCATCTTGGAATCCATCGGCTTGCCTCTCGTGACTTTCTGGCAGGGCGCGTGGCCATGCCGTGAGGTGTCGTTGCTACCTTCCCCGAGGACCGAGCCACCACGGCATCGGCCATCGGTTGAAGAGTCACAATTGCAAGCACCGCGCCGAGGCTCACCGGGCTCGGAGCGCTGACGTGCCCCTACTCCCGAGGTAGGCTGCCGGCAAGGCAGGCCCATGGACACTCCGTCTTCCTTCGCACGCAACCCCACGCTGCTTCCCACTGGCTCGGTGGTGGGGACGTGGCGGGTGGAGGCGTGGGCTGGCTGCGGTGTTCACGGAGCGGTCTACCGGGCCGTCTCCGTGCACGACCCGCGCTCCGCTCCGGTGGCGCTGAAGCTCGCCATGCACCCCGCGGACCCTCGCTTCGAGCGCGAGGTGGAGCTGCTCTCGCGCTGCCAGCACCCCAGCATTCCTCGCCTGCTGGACCAGGGCTCCTGGCGCGCTCCCTCCGGGACGCTCCATCCCTTCCTGGTCATGCAATGGGTGGATGGCGTCTCCTTATATGAGCAGGCTCACATCCAGCCTCCCGATTCATCGCAGGCGCGGCGCTGGCTGGCCCAGCTGGCGCAGGCCCTGGCGACCCTCCATGCCCAGCAAGCCCTTCATCGGGACCTGAAGGGGGACAACATCCGGGTGCGCCGCTCCGATGGCCGAGCCATGCTCCTGGACTTCGGCACGGGCCTCTATCCCGGCGCCGCCCCTCTCACCCCGGCCATGATGTTTCCGGGCACTCCGATCTACCGCTCCCCGGAGGCCTGGCTCTTCGAGGTGCGGTTCTACGGTTCGTCCACCGCTCGCTACCATCCGACGCCCGCCGATGACCTCTATGCCCTGGGCGTCACCGCCTGCCGGCTGCTCACCGGTGAGTACCCGCAGCCCGCCCAGCCCTTCCGGGATGAGCACGGTGCCTGGC from Hyalangium gracile harbors:
- a CDS encoding serine/threonine-protein kinase, translated to MDTPSSFARNPTLLPTGSVVGTWRVEAWAGCGVHGAVYRAVSVHDPRSAPVALKLAMHPADPRFEREVELLSRCQHPSIPRLLDQGSWRAPSGTLHPFLVMQWVDGVSLYEQAHIQPPDSSQARRWLAQLAQALATLHAQQALHRDLKGDNIRVRRSDGRAMLLDFGTGLYPGAAPLTPAMMFPGTPIYRSPEAWLFEVRFYGSSTARYHPTPADDLYALGVTACRLLTGEYPQPAQPFRDEHGAWQVDDVLLPPALLKYPHIDPALRAFTLRLLSVRPEQRGTAAQLAEELEQTLRPFQGGGASVRTEAPRRRKLPRNAWRWGALAAAGLAVAVWAWRTIPGTAREPSSVAHEEASATGAPEAGTVGLGDSSMATALEGAPAASTEEGLRGNTLPQPVPGQTRADAKGRCPKGLVSLNGACWTEYSWESEACLTLGGEMLKGVCYVPFIPPGRRHPPTSDPPRNP